Proteins co-encoded in one Spirosoma endbachense genomic window:
- a CDS encoding TonB-dependent receptor, translating to MSRLLPVVLLLVLIVSAVNAQITYTLSGIVRDSASMQPVVRAAVVLDYEKNTTGTYTDDQGYFSIKARSGQHIIVVRSIGYVPFRTTLYLRENKTLNVRLPSVSSQLEEVVVTSKGYDRNVRQPLLGVSQISIPALKKMPAALGEVDILRSLQMLPGVTSVGEAANGVNIRGGTTDQNLILLDDTPIFNPTHMFGLFSVFPPDAVGGLDLYKGNVPARYGGRAASVLDISLRNPDLNQFKLSGGVSLVSNRLTVETPIIKGKLALMVSGRGAFNDFLLRLVSPRLENIRAKFGDGTAKLFWRINDRNTITAMGYYSQDLFQTNLLGSLANVNSTATQYAQQTANGMVRWFHEFNPRLNLQTTALVSQYIPKILSIEDSTNNKVVLKQSLLQRQIKSNLNFQLENQKLEIGISGIQYRLNPGELIPGSSPAVNYQKTPNENALELAIHAEDEISVSDRLAVSVGLRYSHFLSLGPSVVRRYASGESVDATTVVDSVRYEAGQVTSQYGGLEPRLGLRYSLTPNASIKVGYNLMRQYLQVITNTTTPLPTARWKTSDAHIQPQVSQLWSAGYFQNFKNNIFELSAEVYWRSTQHVLDYKPGADFLLQPYPETQLLPGRSKAYGLELMIARKKGELTGWINYTFSRTLNQVSQGVDFQQQINNGDWYRANYDRPHSLNMSLTINQGKHHSFSFNFAYSTGRPYTAPEGFIRYQGRTYPYYDERNQYRLPDYHRLDFAWNIYNPSMKNRRWQSHWTFTVYNLYGRKNVYSIFYRTEGQGTNPYRLSIFGAPIPSLTYNFEFK from the coding sequence ATGAGCCGACTGCTACCTGTTGTCTTATTACTGGTTCTAATCGTTTCTGCTGTAAACGCTCAGATTACCTATACGCTTTCCGGTATTGTTCGCGATTCGGCCAGTATGCAACCCGTTGTGCGGGCTGCGGTTGTGCTCGATTATGAGAAAAATACGACCGGCACCTATACTGACGATCAGGGCTATTTTTCGATAAAAGCCCGATCTGGCCAGCATATCATCGTGGTTAGGAGCATCGGGTACGTCCCTTTCCGTACAACCCTTTATCTGCGCGAAAATAAGACGCTAAATGTACGCTTGCCATCGGTATCCAGCCAGTTGGAAGAGGTCGTTGTCACCAGTAAAGGCTACGATCGAAATGTACGACAACCACTTCTGGGCGTTAGCCAGATTTCTATTCCTGCTCTAAAAAAGATGCCCGCAGCGCTGGGTGAAGTCGATATTTTGCGTAGTCTGCAAATGCTCCCCGGTGTCACCAGCGTGGGAGAAGCGGCCAATGGGGTCAACATTCGGGGTGGCACGACTGATCAGAACCTGATCCTCCTCGACGATACGCCCATTTTCAATCCGACCCACATGTTTGGGCTGTTTTCAGTTTTTCCGCCCGATGCCGTCGGTGGGCTTGATCTGTACAAAGGTAATGTACCGGCCCGCTACGGCGGACGGGCAGCATCGGTGCTCGACATTAGCCTGCGCAATCCTGATCTGAATCAGTTTAAGCTTAGCGGTGGTGTTAGTCTTGTCTCAAATCGGCTGACGGTCGAGACGCCCATAATCAAAGGTAAACTGGCCCTGATGGTGTCGGGGCGCGGAGCATTTAACGACTTTCTGCTGCGGCTGGTCTCGCCCCGGCTGGAAAATATTCGGGCTAAGTTCGGTGATGGTACGGCCAAACTATTTTGGCGGATAAACGACCGCAACACCATTACGGCTATGGGGTATTACAGTCAGGACTTGTTCCAGACCAATTTGTTGGGCAGTCTGGCCAATGTGAACTCGACTGCTACGCAATATGCCCAGCAAACCGCTAATGGAATGGTACGCTGGTTCCACGAATTCAATCCCCGGCTGAATCTGCAAACGACAGCGTTGGTGTCCCAATACATTCCTAAAATTTTATCTATTGAAGATAGTACCAACAACAAAGTCGTGCTGAAGCAATCGCTGCTGCAACGCCAGATCAAGTCGAACCTGAATTTTCAGCTGGAAAATCAGAAGCTGGAGATAGGCATAAGTGGCATCCAGTATCGACTTAACCCCGGCGAATTGATACCCGGTAGTAGCCCGGCTGTGAACTATCAGAAAACCCCCAATGAAAATGCACTGGAACTAGCCATCCATGCCGAAGATGAGATCAGCGTGTCAGATCGGTTGGCTGTATCGGTTGGACTACGCTATTCGCACTTTTTGAGCCTTGGGCCGTCTGTTGTCCGTCGGTATGCCAGTGGCGAATCGGTCGATGCCACAACGGTCGTCGATTCAGTTCGTTACGAAGCTGGTCAGGTGACCAGTCAATATGGCGGTTTGGAGCCTCGCTTAGGCTTACGTTATTCGTTGACGCCCAATGCTTCTATTAAAGTGGGCTATAATCTGATGCGGCAGTATTTACAGGTGATTACGAATACAACGACCCCGTTGCCTACTGCCCGCTGGAAAACGTCCGACGCTCATATCCAGCCTCAGGTGAGCCAGCTATGGTCGGCCGGTTATTTCCAGAATTTCAAGAACAACATCTTTGAGTTATCGGCAGAGGTCTACTGGCGGAGTACGCAGCACGTGCTGGATTACAAGCCGGGCGCTGACTTTTTGCTACAACCGTATCCCGAAACGCAATTATTGCCTGGACGCAGCAAAGCGTACGGACTGGAGCTGATGATCGCCCGAAAAAAGGGAGAACTGACTGGCTGGATCAATTATACATTTTCACGAACGCTGAATCAGGTCAGTCAAGGGGTTGATTTTCAGCAGCAGATCAATAATGGTGACTGGTATCGGGCCAACTACGACCGGCCTCACAGTTTGAACATGAGCCTGACGATCAATCAGGGCAAACACCACAGTTTTTCGTTCAACTTTGCCTATAGCACAGGACGACCTTATACGGCCCCCGAAGGGTTTATTCGCTATCAGGGCCGGACATACCCTTATTATGATGAGCGTAACCAGTATCGCTTACCTGACTATCACCGCCTGGATTTTGCCTGGAACATCTACAATCCCAGTATGAAAAACCGGCGCTGGCAGAGCCACTGGACATTTACCGTGTATAATCTCTATGGTCGGAAGAATGTTTACTCGATTTTCTATCGCACAGAGGGTCAGGGCACGAATCCGTATCGGCTAAGCATTTTTGGGGCACCAATCCCCAGTTTGACCTACAATTTTGAGTTTAAATAA
- a CDS encoding glutamine synthetase family protein, with amino-acid sequence MNQQDIISFIEQNDIQKIKFAFADIDGVLRGKIIGRQKFLDGLADGYGFCDVVWGWDSSDTPYDNGRTTGWHSGYPDAPVRLDLATFRQVPWEDGIPFFLADFSADGNGKPGSDLAACPRSLLKRIAHDCGTMGFHAEYSQEFEWFNFRETPQSLQQKGFRNLETLTPGMFGYSILRPSLESAFYHDLFDLLGEFDIPLEGLHTETGPGVYEAAIMHDEVLKAADKAILFKTAVREIAYRHELVATFMAKWNADLPGCSGHIHQSLWNPEQTKNLFYDPARPNCMSELMSQFIAGQLHCLPHITPMFAPTINSYKRLVEGAWAPTTVTWSVDNRTTALRVLNRTEAYTRVEHRVSGSDSNPYLAIAAALASGLYGIRHQLTLDIPASVGNGYADKKHGVLPANLSEATRAMANSPIASELFGAEFVDHFTRTRDWEWRQYVGQVSDWELKRYFEII; translated from the coding sequence ATGAATCAGCAAGACATTATTTCCTTCATCGAACAAAACGATATACAAAAAATCAAATTCGCCTTTGCCGACATCGACGGTGTGCTTCGGGGCAAAATCATTGGCCGACAAAAATTTCTGGATGGCCTAGCTGATGGTTACGGATTCTGTGATGTTGTCTGGGGCTGGGATTCATCCGATACACCCTACGACAATGGACGCACAACGGGCTGGCATTCCGGCTATCCCGACGCTCCGGTCCGGCTCGATCTGGCTACGTTCCGGCAGGTTCCCTGGGAGGATGGAATTCCATTCTTTCTGGCTGACTTTAGCGCCGATGGCAACGGCAAACCGGGCAGCGATTTAGCGGCCTGCCCTCGATCGTTACTGAAACGGATTGCTCACGATTGCGGTACAATGGGCTTTCATGCCGAATATTCACAAGAATTTGAGTGGTTTAACTTTCGGGAAACTCCGCAGAGCCTGCAACAAAAAGGCTTCCGGAATTTAGAAACACTAACGCCGGGCATGTTTGGTTACTCGATTCTTCGTCCTTCGCTCGAAAGCGCTTTTTATCATGACCTGTTCGATCTGCTGGGTGAGTTCGATATACCGCTCGAAGGGCTCCATACGGAAACCGGACCGGGCGTATACGAAGCGGCTATCATGCACGATGAAGTTCTCAAAGCAGCCGATAAAGCTATTTTATTCAAAACAGCCGTTCGGGAAATTGCTTACCGACACGAGCTTGTTGCTACGTTCATGGCCAAATGGAATGCCGATCTACCCGGTTGCAGCGGCCACATCCACCAAAGTCTCTGGAATCCGGAACAAACCAAAAATCTGTTCTACGATCCGGCCCGGCCAAACTGCATGAGCGAACTGATGAGTCAATTCATTGCCGGCCAGTTGCATTGTCTGCCACACATAACACCCATGTTTGCACCAACCATAAACAGCTATAAACGGCTGGTAGAAGGTGCCTGGGCTCCGACAACAGTAACCTGGTCGGTCGATAACCGGACAACGGCACTGCGGGTGCTGAACCGAACAGAAGCCTATACCCGCGTCGAACACCGGGTTTCGGGCTCTGACTCAAACCCGTATCTGGCCATTGCTGCGGCATTGGCTTCTGGTTTATACGGTATCCGGCATCAACTAACGCTCGACATACCAGCCTCTGTGGGCAATGGATACGCCGATAAAAAACACGGTGTCCTACCGGCAAATTTATCAGAAGCCACCCGAGCCATGGCAAATTCACCCATTGCATCTGAACTGTTTGGTGCCGAATTTGTTGACCATTTCACCCGTACACGTGACTGGGAGTGGCGGCAATATGTCGGCCAGGTCAGTGATTGGGAATTAAAACGATATTTCGAAATTATTTAA
- a CDS encoding periplasmic heavy metal sensor encodes MERTKLLTFAVIGLLLLNLLTIGFVWLKPDQSSSLSQGPPPEGDGPARLIIERLHFDTQQQQQYRQLVQEHQRQTRVLNQESVQLFRAYYGLLASTQPDSARANTLSHQIADNQRSIAELNFAHFQQIKALCQPDQQPYFTKLVDDLAHLFGRRQRPPRPNGEGPPEGRPEGPPENFPSRP; translated from the coding sequence ATGGAGCGGACAAAATTACTAACCTTTGCTGTTATCGGATTACTTCTACTCAATCTGCTTACGATAGGTTTTGTATGGCTCAAGCCTGATCAGTCGTCTTCCCTTTCTCAAGGCCCACCACCCGAAGGCGATGGACCGGCAAGGCTCATTATCGAGCGACTGCATTTTGATACGCAACAGCAGCAACAATACCGTCAGCTAGTTCAGGAACACCAACGGCAAACGCGGGTTCTGAACCAGGAGTCGGTTCAGCTATTCCGCGCTTATTATGGACTACTGGCATCTACTCAACCCGATTCAGCACGAGCAAATACCCTTAGCCATCAGATAGCCGACAATCAGCGGTCAATCGCCGAACTTAATTTTGCGCATTTCCAGCAAATAAAAGCCTTGTGCCAACCCGACCAGCAACCCTATTTTACGAAACTGGTAGATGATCTGGCCCACTTGTTCGGCAGACGTCAACGCCCACCACGACCAAACGGTGAGGGTCCACCAGAAGGTCGCCCGGAAGGCCCGCCAGAAAATTTTCCATCACGGCCGTAG
- a CDS encoding RNA polymerase sigma factor — MPTSPDLSLLIEPIRQGNESAFRQLYEATKSRVFNTALSYVRTREDAEEITQDVFVEVFRAIEAFKGDANITTWLYRITVNKSLDFLKQKKRQKRFAFFTSLFDHSTGEVLHHPTDFIHPGVALENQENAAMLFKAIDKLPDKQKTAYILTRIEALSNTEAASVMVVSVGAVESLLQRATENLKKQLAGFYKTLQKP, encoded by the coding sequence ATGCCCACCTCGCCCGACCTGTCATTACTGATCGAACCCATCCGGCAAGGCAATGAATCGGCTTTCCGGCAACTTTACGAAGCCACTAAAAGTCGTGTTTTCAATACGGCTCTTAGCTATGTACGCACGCGCGAAGACGCCGAAGAAATTACCCAGGATGTGTTTGTCGAGGTGTTTCGGGCCATTGAGGCATTTAAAGGTGATGCCAACATCACAACCTGGCTGTATCGAATTACGGTTAATAAATCGCTCGATTTCCTGAAGCAGAAAAAGCGACAGAAGCGTTTTGCCTTTTTTACCAGTTTATTCGATCATAGCACAGGTGAGGTGTTGCACCATCCCACCGATTTCATTCATCCGGGTGTTGCTCTTGAAAATCAGGAGAATGCGGCTATGTTGTTTAAGGCGATCGATAAACTCCCCGACAAACAAAAAACGGCCTATATTCTAACAAGAATTGAAGCATTGAGTAATACTGAAGCAGCCAGCGTTATGGTTGTTAGTGTTGGCGCTGTAGAGTCATTGTTGCAGCGGGCTACCGAAAACCTAAAAAAACAATTGGCTGGTTTCTATAAAACCCTACAGAAGCCGTAG
- a CDS encoding aminoglycoside phosphotransferase/kinase family protein: protein MRLVDYPTIIKKAWASFDPSVQIDTITDISAKVSTNHVFKVTFEDGDSIIAKLSYFGKYEHFVEDHRIIHALSNNLLYPFENVLAKSLVRDGQVYTYRHKDGFVDAWVVFYNPIRSQYKLPRRLEEHHIRKLGNQIAKFHKACSRVSTVLPNSSKTLRSDVWDLLDLLETEAGQYEHRMHVDELKRQCNLFLENRQKLVAKTVETMPVFVDWNIGNFSVTDNLELYSRWDYDWFRISYRVMDFYFFSRVVSNVGDRTVFSYVIGPLMEDRFMLFLQEYHKVYPLTENEIRFLPEAYRFFILNYVIKYGRYFFHRTYATKLQREAYQLYFPSIEKFDAEKILKALGI from the coding sequence ATGCGTCTAGTCGATTACCCCACAATTATAAAAAAAGCTTGGGCCAGCTTCGATCCGTCGGTACAGATTGATACCATTACGGACATAAGTGCCAAGGTTTCTACAAATCACGTTTTCAAAGTTACGTTTGAAGATGGCGACAGTATCATTGCCAAACTCTCCTATTTTGGTAAGTATGAGCATTTTGTAGAAGATCACCGCATTATCCACGCCCTCTCCAACAACCTACTCTATCCTTTTGAGAATGTGCTGGCCAAATCGCTGGTACGTGATGGTCAGGTTTATACCTACCGGCATAAAGATGGCTTTGTGGATGCATGGGTTGTGTTTTACAATCCGATCCGGAGTCAATATAAGCTACCCCGGCGGCTGGAAGAACACCACATCCGAAAGCTTGGTAATCAGATCGCCAAGTTTCACAAGGCCTGTTCACGCGTGAGTACGGTTCTGCCCAACTCGTCGAAAACGTTACGATCCGATGTTTGGGACTTACTTGATTTGCTGGAAACGGAGGCTGGTCAGTATGAGCATCGGATGCATGTCGACGAACTAAAAAGACAATGTAATCTCTTTCTGGAAAACCGGCAGAAACTGGTTGCCAAAACGGTTGAAACCATGCCCGTTTTTGTGGACTGGAACATCGGCAATTTCTCGGTAACCGACAACCTTGAGCTATATTCTCGCTGGGATTACGACTGGTTTCGGATCAGCTATCGGGTGATGGATTTTTATTTCTTCAGCCGGGTCGTTTCCAACGTTGGCGATCGAACCGTATTCAGCTACGTCATAGGGCCACTGATGGAAGACCGCTTTATGCTGTTTTTGCAGGAGTATCATAAGGTTTATCCGCTGACAGAGAATGAAATACGCTTCCTGCCCGAAGCCTATCGCTTTTTCATCTTAAATTACGTCATTAAATACGGGCGGTATTTTTTCCATCGTACGTATGCCACCAAACTCCAGCGCGAAGCATACCAACTCTATTTTCCCTCTATTGAAAAATTTGACGCGGAGAAAATCCTGAAAGCGCTGGGAATATGA
- a CDS encoding Uma2 family endonuclease: MESIRVHLPEDLRMNDDEFFRFCQDNPDLKFERRKNGDIVFMANTGGETGNYNFELSVDFGVWNRQIKFGKFFDSSTAFRLSDTSIMSPDISGIAQNRWDELNAEQRRKIVALCPDFILELRSPNDRLKDCFEKMEDWMENGCRLGWLIDLTNQITYIYRPNQERQEIAGLGQLSGEDVLPGFSLDLAALTA; encoded by the coding sequence ATGGAATCAATACGGGTACATTTGCCAGAAGATTTGCGGATGAACGATGATGAGTTCTTTCGCTTTTGCCAGGACAATCCCGACCTGAAGTTTGAGCGTCGAAAAAACGGCGATATTGTTTTTATGGCTAACACAGGCGGAGAGACAGGTAATTATAATTTTGAATTAAGTGTCGATTTTGGTGTATGGAACCGACAGATAAAGTTCGGCAAGTTCTTTGATTCGTCAACCGCGTTTCGGCTTTCCGATACATCCATCATGTCGCCGGATATTTCGGGCATTGCCCAGAATCGATGGGATGAATTAAATGCCGAACAGCGCCGTAAAATTGTAGCCCTCTGTCCTGATTTTATTCTGGAATTACGCTCACCCAACGACCGCCTGAAAGATTGCTTTGAAAAAATGGAGGACTGGATGGAAAACGGCTGCCGCTTAGGCTGGCTCATTGACTTGACGAACCAAATCACCTACATCTACCGGCCCAATCAGGAACGGCAGGAAATTGCCGGATTAGGGCAATTATCTGGAGAGGATGTACTACCTGGCTTCTCATTAGATTTAGCAGCCTTGACCGCCTGA
- a CDS encoding SCO family protein: MSGIQLLFRINGVSVLLACLIGCQSAETADRQQALASEPVPYYNTPDFTPVWLTNPIDIQQKIPHRIADFAFYDQTNRLITQESVANKIYVANFFFTACPSICPKMTNLLKAVQDTFLHEPKVALISFSVTPWLDSIPRLRQYAANKGIISTKWHLLTGERGKLYELARRSYFAEEAIGFTKDSTEFLHTEHLILVDQNRRIRGIYNGTLPLDVDKLIADMTTLLRE; this comes from the coding sequence ATGTCTGGGATTCAATTGCTGTTTCGCATTAATGGCGTGTCGGTTTTACTGGCGTGTCTGATCGGGTGCCAGTCGGCCGAAACAGCTGATCGCCAGCAGGCGTTGGCTTCCGAGCCAGTTCCGTACTACAACACACCTGATTTTACGCCGGTTTGGTTAACCAACCCGATTGATATTCAGCAGAAAATTCCGCACCGCATCGCCGATTTCGCCTTCTACGACCAGACGAACAGGTTGATCACGCAAGAGTCGGTTGCGAATAAGATTTATGTTGCGAATTTCTTTTTTACGGCCTGCCCCAGTATCTGCCCAAAGATGACCAACCTGCTCAAAGCCGTTCAGGATACCTTTCTGCATGAACCGAAGGTCGCTCTCATATCATTCAGCGTTACGCCCTGGCTCGATTCGATTCCCCGGCTTCGCCAGTATGCAGCTAATAAGGGCATTATTTCGACCAAATGGCATCTATTGACTGGCGAACGCGGCAAACTATATGAGCTAGCCCGGCGCTCTTATTTTGCCGAAGAAGCGATTGGCTTCACCAAAGATTCAACGGAGTTTCTGCATACCGAGCACCTGATTCTGGTCGATCAGAACCGCCGAATCAGGGGTATTTATAACGGAACATTGCCGCTGGATGTCGATAAACTGATTGCCGACATGACTACATTGCTGCGCGAATAG
- a CDS encoding YHYH protein has product MNRLRIITASGGLTLLLGLITVVACQKSDNTVTPATTTGTTSSTTATGTTTSTVSVGTGVPDVYKKIYGASEIYVEGTNIVIKTKGRPDHKSPYYKGTQWESSLYEAYNGTNTKFGANPNTISEFSLTFKIPMNPQIEASHAATPLGSIGIALNGVAFFNQYAAMRAALTNEINGFDQYGGHPQQQGQYHYHVEPTYLTKNKGKDALLGFLLDGFPVYGPQENGKTVTNADLDSYHGHSHATADYPNGIYHYHITAEDPYLNGSGFYGKAGTVTQ; this is encoded by the coding sequence ATGAATCGACTACGAATAATCACCGCTTCAGGCGGATTGACTCTTCTACTAGGCCTGATAACAGTTGTTGCCTGCCAGAAAAGCGACAACACGGTTACTCCCGCTACGACAACAGGAACGACAAGTTCGACAACCGCAACAGGAACGACTACTAGCACCGTGTCCGTTGGCACGGGTGTACCGGATGTGTACAAAAAGATTTACGGAGCCTCGGAGATTTATGTGGAAGGCACAAACATTGTGATTAAAACAAAGGGGCGACCCGATCACAAGAGCCCTTATTACAAAGGCACGCAGTGGGAAAGCAGCCTCTACGAAGCCTACAATGGAACCAACACCAAATTCGGGGCCAATCCAAATACCATCAGCGAGTTTAGCCTGACTTTTAAAATCCCGATGAACCCTCAGATAGAGGCTTCTCATGCAGCAACACCACTGGGTTCCATCGGTATTGCGTTAAATGGCGTGGCGTTTTTTAATCAATACGCAGCCATGAGAGCAGCTCTCACCAATGAAATCAACGGGTTCGATCAGTATGGCGGGCATCCACAACAGCAGGGGCAATATCATTACCACGTCGAGCCGACCTACCTCACAAAGAACAAAGGTAAAGATGCGCTACTCGGCTTCCTGCTCGATGGATTTCCGGTTTATGGCCCTCAGGAAAACGGCAAAACCGTCACAAACGCTGATCTGGACAGCTATCATGGCCATTCTCACGCTACCGCTGATTACCCCAACGGCATTTATCACTATCACATCACCGCCGAAGACCCCTATCTCAACGGCAGCGGCTTTTATGGCAAGGCAGGTACGGTTACTCAATAA
- a CDS encoding toxin-antitoxin system YwqK family antitoxin, with amino-acid sequence MARQVRLLNNPLLVVVGLLLSLFGCSPRDRTIPAQFVSAGSAGWQRHEGQLWLNGKPFSGWQYQLWPDGDTSFVGAFYEGQAEGLHRYWYADQRQKEIRHYQNGWQEGEQRGWFESGKLAFVYHFRNDIYEGRCQEWYQSGQPAQDKHYQNGQESGSQKMWFAEGSLKANYVARNGRNYGFTGVKNCVNVWDSIAVSH; translated from the coding sequence ATGGCAAGGCAGGTACGGTTACTCAATAATCCCTTATTGGTAGTAGTAGGCCTGTTGCTGAGCCTGTTCGGTTGTAGCCCGCGAGATCGTACGATTCCGGCTCAATTTGTATCGGCAGGCTCGGCGGGCTGGCAGCGGCACGAGGGCCAGTTATGGCTAAACGGTAAACCTTTCAGCGGCTGGCAATACCAACTCTGGCCGGACGGCGATACTTCGTTCGTCGGTGCTTTCTATGAGGGGCAAGCAGAAGGTTTGCATCGATATTGGTATGCCGATCAACGGCAAAAAGAAATCCGGCACTACCAGAATGGCTGGCAGGAAGGCGAGCAACGCGGCTGGTTCGAATCGGGAAAATTGGCTTTCGTCTATCACTTTCGAAACGATATCTACGAAGGTCGCTGTCAGGAATGGTATCAAAGCGGCCAACCCGCTCAGGATAAGCATTATCAGAACGGGCAGGAAAGCGGCTCACAAAAGATGTGGTTTGCCGAAGGTAGTCTGAAGGCAAATTACGTGGCCCGCAATGGCCGGAATTATGGATTTACGGGTGTTAAAAACTGTGTCAATGTCTGGGATTCAATTGCTGTTTCGCATTAA
- a CDS encoding NupC/NupG family nucleoside CNT transporter, with product MDRFTGLIGIVLILGIAYALSDNRKSINYRTVGVGLALQFGLAVFVLKTDIGQQLFQGLGYYVDRLLQKANKGAEFVFSSLVRPDVLSKAFGPDNSFIFFFKVIPTIIFVAVLVNIFYHLGIMQRIVAVMAKAMKWLMGVSGAEALSNVASTFVGQVEAQIMIKPYLNGMTNSELLASMTGSFACIAGGVLAVYISLGVPAPYLLAASIMAAPGALVISKIVMPETQVSETQGTVKVEIKKTHANLLDAIAAGASEGLKVGFNVIAMLIGFIALIALIDSILFRIGFYIFSMDNLSLNLLLGKVFSLFAWAMGVPNKDIVAAGSLMGTKMVVNEFVAYLDLVKIKQTLEPKTIAIVSFALCGFANFSSIAIQVGGIGELAPSRRGDLARIGFKALICGTLASYMSATLAGLLL from the coding sequence ATGGATCGCTTCACCGGACTAATTGGTATTGTTTTAATTCTGGGCATTGCTTATGCCCTCTCCGACAACAGAAAATCAATAAACTACCGTACCGTCGGAGTTGGGCTTGCCCTTCAGTTCGGGTTGGCAGTTTTTGTACTAAAAACAGATATCGGGCAGCAACTCTTTCAGGGCCTGGGTTATTACGTAGACAGGCTTCTTCAAAAAGCCAATAAAGGCGCCGAGTTTGTCTTTTCCTCACTCGTTAGACCCGATGTTCTTAGTAAAGCGTTTGGTCCCGACAACAGCTTTATTTTCTTCTTCAAGGTTATTCCGACCATTATTTTTGTGGCCGTACTGGTCAATATTTTCTACCATTTAGGCATTATGCAGCGCATAGTGGCTGTAATGGCTAAAGCCATGAAGTGGCTCATGGGCGTTAGTGGAGCCGAAGCGCTATCAAACGTGGCCAGTACATTTGTCGGTCAGGTTGAAGCCCAAATCATGATCAAGCCGTACCTGAACGGCATGACCAATTCTGAACTATTGGCTTCCATGACAGGCTCGTTTGCCTGCATTGCAGGTGGCGTGCTGGCCGTTTATATTTCGCTTGGTGTTCCGGCCCCTTATCTGTTGGCAGCCAGCATTATGGCAGCGCCAGGTGCTTTGGTAATCAGTAAGATCGTGATGCCCGAAACCCAGGTATCAGAAACGCAGGGAACGGTAAAGGTCGAGATCAAAAAAACACACGCGAATCTACTCGATGCCATTGCTGCCGGAGCCAGCGAAGGGCTGAAAGTAGGCTTCAACGTCATTGCCATGCTAATCGGCTTTATTGCCCTTATCGCCCTGATAGACAGCATTTTATTCCGAATAGGTTTCTATATTTTCAGCATGGACAACCTGAGCTTAAATCTTCTACTAGGTAAAGTATTTTCCCTATTTGCCTGGGCAATGGGCGTTCCGAATAAGGATATTGTGGCGGCAGGATCATTGATGGGCACTAAAATGGTGGTCAATGAATTCGTCGCTTACCTGGATTTAGTGAAAATTAAACAGACACTTGAGCCTAAAACAATCGCTATTGTGAGTTTTGCTCTTTGTGGATTTGCCAATTTCAGTTCAATTGCCATTCAGGTAGGTGGTATTGGCGAATTAGCTCCATCGCGCCGGGGCGATCTGGCCAGAATTGGCTTTAAAGCTCTGATCTGTGGCACACTGGCAAGTTATATGTCGGCAACGCTGGCCGGTTTGCTGCTGTAA